Proteins from one Pyrobaculum neutrophilum V24Sta genomic window:
- a CDS encoding FAD-dependent oxidoreductase, which produces MKTVVVVGGGTAGATAASRAKRLCPQCRVVLVEASRYITHAPCAIPYAIGGFAQGEIWLYSEEEFESERGVEVYTETRAVDVAGDKVFLEGKLGGSLRFDVLVVAVGARPAVPKVEGVELEGVLPVRGVEVVDKAKRLLQGARDVAVVGAGYIGVEMADVLAQMGKRVVLIDGSPRPLAKSLDPDMSAVVARYMGERVELRLGERLVRIGGEGGRARYVETDGGRYPADVVFLATGVRPNVDLALKAGARLGQTGAVEVNEYMETAAPAVYAAGDVAEARHAVTGEPVWIPLAIYANKMGCVAGTNAGLGRRAISFPPVAGASVTKFLDMYIGSTGLTEEEARRRGIYGNSISISATDKARYMKGAVDVTLKAVVDREGRLVGMQIVGRTPSVGGLVDLATQFLGRPVEDMFKAEYSYMPFTASPWHPFTIIARLYLRERLR; this is translated from the coding sequence ATGAAGACAGTGGTAGTGGTGGGGGGCGGCACTGCCGGGGCGACTGCCGCTTCCAGGGCCAAGAGGCTGTGCCCCCAGTGCAGGGTGGTGCTGGTGGAGGCCTCTAGGTACATAACCCACGCCCCCTGCGCCATCCCCTACGCCATCGGGGGCTTCGCCCAGGGGGAGATCTGGCTATACAGCGAGGAGGAGTTCGAGAGCGAGAGGGGGGTGGAGGTGTATACGGAGACCCGGGCCGTGGACGTGGCGGGGGACAAGGTGTTTCTGGAGGGGAAGCTGGGGGGCTCCCTCAGATTCGACGTCTTGGTGGTGGCCGTGGGGGCTAGGCCGGCGGTGCCCAAGGTGGAGGGGGTGGAGCTGGAGGGGGTTCTGCCGGTGAGGGGGGTGGAGGTGGTGGATAAGGCGAAGAGGCTCCTCCAGGGGGCTAGAGACGTGGCGGTGGTTGGGGCGGGCTACATCGGGGTGGAGATGGCCGACGTCTTGGCCCAGATGGGCAAAAGGGTGGTGCTCATAGACGGGAGCCCCAGGCCTCTGGCCAAGTCGCTTGACCCGGACATGTCCGCGGTGGTGGCTCGGTACATGGGGGAGAGGGTGGAGCTGAGGCTGGGGGAGAGGCTTGTGAGAATCGGGGGTGAGGGGGGCAGGGCTAGGTATGTGGAGACCGACGGGGGCCGCTACCCCGCCGACGTTGTGTTCCTCGCCACGGGGGTGAGGCCCAACGTCGACCTCGCCCTGAAGGCCGGCGCGAGGCTGGGCCAGACGGGGGCTGTGGAGGTGAACGAGTACATGGAGACGGCGGCGCCCGCCGTCTATGCCGCAGGCGACGTGGCCGAGGCGAGGCATGCGGTGACGGGGGAGCCCGTGTGGATACCGCTGGCCATCTACGCCAACAAGATGGGGTGCGTCGCTGGGACAAACGCCGGTCTGGGGAGGAGGGCCATCTCCTTCCCGCCGGTGGCCGGCGCCTCGGTGACCAAGTTCCTCGACATGTACATTGGATCCACCGGGCTCACCGAGGAGGAGGCGAGGAGGAGGGGCATCTACGGCAACTCCATCTCCATCTCCGCGACGGACAAAGCGAGGTATATGAAGGGCGCCGTAGACGTAACCCTAAAGGCGGTGGTGGATAGGGAGGGCAGGCTGGTGGGGATGCAGATCGTGGGCCGGACCCCCTCGGTGGGCGGCCTGGTGGACCTGGCCACCCAGTTCCTGGGGAGGCCCGTGGAGGATATGTTCAAGGCCGAGTACTCATACATGCCCTTCACCGCCTCGCCCTGGCATCCCTTCACCATAATCGCAAGGCTCTACCTCAGGGAGAGGCTTAGGTAG
- a CDS encoding DUF1122 family protein, translated as MLRDLFNDGAFSFRVWRGRFAEEVNAVVMRGGEVVAYAKIFFGRPPYYGPWAELFNLRVLGTPVEAELYRLFARYMEAGDLLYVEYLDDRETARQLAAGVPPAETRMGRHLESCGFRVVRDWYHPEGWLEGTPKLQAVRLPKPLPEVEPCDYGEGMPGRGGEGHV; from the coding sequence GTGTTGCGCGACCTCTTCAACGACGGGGCCTTCTCCTTCCGGGTGTGGAGGGGGCGCTTCGCCGAGGAGGTAAACGCCGTTGTGATGAGGGGCGGCGAGGTGGTGGCCTACGCCAAGATCTTCTTCGGGAGGCCGCCCTACTACGGGCCCTGGGCGGAGCTCTTCAACCTGCGGGTCTTGGGGACGCCGGTGGAGGCGGAGCTGTACCGCCTATTTGCCAGGTACATGGAGGCTGGGGACCTGCTTTACGTCGAGTACCTGGACGATAGGGAGACCGCCCGCCAGCTGGCGGCCGGCGTACCCCCGGCCGAGACCAGGATGGGGCGGCACCTGGAGAGCTGCGGCTTCAGGGTGGTGAGGGATTGGTACCACCCCGAGGGGTGGCTGGAGGGCACCCCCAAGCTCCAGGCCGTTAGGCTACCTAAGCCTCTCCCTGAGGTAGAGCCTTGCGATTATGGTGAAGGGATGCCAGGGCGAGGCGGTGAAGGGCATGTATGA
- a CDS encoding DNA cytosine methyltransferase translates to MKTYTVVSLFSGAGGLDLGFVQSGRYRMLFANDVLSSALTTYAKNLDLKLELCSSRRTEARPGVALVCDVAEVDFAPLGDVDVIVGGPPCQDFSIVRGPSWDRRGIEVRRGRLYAHFVRALATLRPKAFVFENVPGLISTNGGLAYKVILDDFSNLKLRWEEVRKVAGADGTGVKPEGYEIVFADVVDFAKLGVPQRRERLIIAGLRRDIVKNRDVWDIRAKFSRAVHGGGLLFFKYPLTAIEAFEGSTLENLGDVYREVMREWEGVWKEVGTPRAYEWKEREWDRLTFDIVKDYLTVSGIRDASDFDEAMEQHKRVLTELGYYGVPVSSLKLQDGTTEEPSEDPRVIERMRMIPPGENHEFVRGTKWEVEGRGISLVYRRLHPLKPSYTIVAYGGGGTHGYHYRRNRATLTLRERARLQTFPDTFLFYGKRSEIRAQIGEAVPPLAGKKIAQALAEVLDML, encoded by the coding sequence ATGAAGACGTATACGGTAGTGTCGCTGTTTTCTGGGGCAGGTGGTCTAGACCTAGGCTTTGTCCAGTCAGGCAGGTACAGGATGTTGTTTGCGAATGACGTACTCTCATCTGCGCTCACAACCTACGCAAAAAACCTCGATTTGAAGCTGGAGCTGTGCTCATCTCGGCGGACAGAAGCGCGGCCAGGTGTAGCCCTGGTGTGCGATGTGGCTGAAGTGGACTTCGCCCCCCTTGGCGATGTGGATGTCATTGTTGGAGGGCCGCCCTGTCAGGACTTTTCTATAGTGAGGGGGCCATCCTGGGATAGGAGGGGGATTGAGGTTAGGAGGGGAAGGCTCTACGCTCACTTCGTGAGGGCGCTGGCTACGCTCAGGCCTAAGGCCTTTGTATTTGAAAATGTTCCAGGTCTCATCAGCACCAACGGTGGTCTTGCCTACAAGGTCATCCTCGACGATTTTTCAAACTTGAAGCTCCGCTGGGAAGAAGTTAGAAAGGTAGCCGGCGCGGACGGAACCGGCGTCAAGCCAGAGGGCTACGAGATAGTCTTCGCTGACGTTGTAGATTTTGCAAAGCTGGGCGTTCCACAGAGGCGAGAAAGGCTGATTATCGCAGGACTCAGGAGGGATATCGTAAAGAACAGAGACGTCTGGGACATAAGAGCGAAGTTTAGCAGAGCTGTGCACGGCGGAGGGCTTCTCTTCTTTAAGTACCCGCTGACAGCGATCGAAGCCTTTGAAGGATCTACGCTTGAGAATCTCGGCGATGTCTACAGAGAAGTAATGAGGGAGTGGGAAGGCGTGTGGAAGGAGGTAGGCACACCGCGGGCTTACGAATGGAAGGAAAGGGAGTGGGACAGGCTTACCTTTGATATAGTGAAGGACTATCTGACCGTCAGCGGGATAAGAGACGCGTCCGACTTCGACGAAGCCATGGAGCAACACAAGAGGGTGCTCACAGAGCTTGGATACTACGGCGTGCCGGTGTCGAGCCTTAAGCTCCAGGACGGAACCACCGAAGAGCCGAGCGAGGATCCGCGCGTCATTGAAAGGATGAGGATGATACCGCCTGGAGAAAACCACGAATTCGTGCGAGGCACAAAGTGGGAAGTGGAGGGCAGAGGCATCAGCCTAGTCTACAGGAGGCTCCACCCACTAAAGCCTTCATACACGATAGTGGCCTACGGTGGGGGAGGCACCCACGGCTACCACTACCGGCGCAACCGCGCCACCTTGACGCTCAGAGAGCGGGCGAGACTTCAGACCTTCCCCGATACTTTCCTCTTCTACGGCAAAAGGAGCGAAATTAGGGCACAGATTGGCGAGGCCGTGCCGCCCTTAGCCGGGAAAAAGATAGCACAAGCCCTAGCCGAAGTGCTCGACATGCTTTAA
- a CDS encoding endonuclease III domain-containing protein: protein MEAGREAWAVAVKAVAEWCVESCDRSLPWRVSGSPWHVLLAAVLLRKTTVAQVLKVWPRLVQRYSSPSALAGADRERLEEDLKPLGLERVRARLLLELAELLCSRYRCEVPCRREDLEGLPGVGPYIASEVLLLGCGVPAPLLDRNAIRVLERALGLKSDRRRPHTDPALWRAAQMLTPVELRLARCFWLGVVDLGRKVCRPKNPRCGACPLKDVCRYRGGNRNA from the coding sequence ATGGAGGCTGGCAGAGAAGCTTGGGCTGTAGCTGTCAAGGCTGTAGCTGAGTGGTGCGTCGAGAGTTGCGACCGCAGTCTGCCGTGGCGCGTGTCGGGTTCGCCGTGGCATGTTCTGCTGGCTGCAGTGCTTTTAAGGAAAACCACGGTGGCTCAGGTTCTTAAAGTCTGGCCCCGCCTCGTGCAGAGGTACAGCTCGCCTTCCGCGCTCGCCGGAGCTGACAGGGAGCGGCTGGAGGAGGATCTCAAGCCGCTTGGCCTCGAGAGGGTCAGGGCGAGGTTGTTGCTGGAGCTGGCTGAGCTCCTCTGTAGCAGATATCGGTGTGAGGTGCCGTGCAGACGTGAAGATCTAGAGGGCCTGCCCGGGGTTGGGCCGTACATCGCAAGTGAGGTTCTGCTGTTGGGATGCGGCGTGCCTGCCCCCCTCCTTGACCGCAATGCAATTAGGGTTCTCGAAAGGGCTCTGGGCCTTAAGTCGGATAGGAGAAGGCCTCACACAGATCCAGCGCTGTGGAGGGCGGCCCAGATGTTGACGCCAGTCGAGCTACGGCTTGCAAGGTGCTTCTGGCTCGGCGTGGTAGACCTCGGGCGGAAGGTCTGCAGACCTAAGAATCCACGGTGCGGCGCATGTCCGCTTAAGGACGTGTGCAGATACAGGGGAGGGAATCGCAATGCTTAA
- a CDS encoding WD40 repeat domain-containing protein, translating into MRLAVKWRAPVCGRALARWSPRGGLLALICESLDRRDNYMVAAYSEQGIALWRQEFYSVVDAAFSPDGRRLGVLREGGELEILDAESGARQKTVDLSRFMWQHKLGTVFDAASVSWSSGGVIGGVSYDDKVLFVEAKPGGSGGSEEVFRALWAWRVETSASSGGTGVPLLRFSPADANLAAVGTRSGELIYVNLASKSIQRIPATVRFLEWSPDGRWLVVGGSETLRLYDSHGRIAGSAAVSADAAVWISEDALLVSGAAFTVYSLKGDSLRPVRHTVARAPRCDCAEGVAHMAYSRADKALAVVYRIERFGRLCVYSLDGTVAS; encoded by the coding sequence ATGAGGCTTGCTGTTAAGTGGAGGGCACCTGTCTGCGGAAGGGCGCTGGCTCGCTGGAGCCCGAGGGGTGGCCTTCTGGCTCTCATCTGCGAAAGCCTGGACCGGCGCGATAACTATATGGTTGCGGCTTACAGCGAGCAGGGCATAGCGCTGTGGAGGCAGGAGTTTTATTCTGTGGTAGATGCCGCCTTTTCGCCTGATGGTCGCCGCTTGGGAGTGCTCCGTGAAGGAGGCGAGCTAGAGATTCTGGACGCGGAGAGCGGGGCTCGCCAGAAAACTGTCGATCTCTCCAGGTTTATGTGGCAACACAAGCTTGGAACCGTTTTTGACGCCGCTTCTGTTTCGTGGTCTTCAGGTGGCGTAATTGGAGGGGTTTCATATGATGATAAGGTTCTTTTTGTTGAGGCTAAGCCAGGTGGTTCAGGTGGATCAGAGGAGGTGTTCCGAGCGCTGTGGGCGTGGAGGGTAGAGACGTCGGCGTCCTCCGGCGGCACTGGGGTGCCTCTTCTGCGCTTTAGCCCAGCGGATGCTAACTTGGCGGCCGTAGGCACCAGGAGCGGCGAGCTTATTTATGTCAACCTTGCCTCTAAGAGCATACAGAGAATACCTGCAACCGTGAGGTTTCTTGAGTGGAGCCCGGACGGGAGATGGCTTGTCGTAGGCGGTAGCGAAACCCTTAGGCTGTATGACAGTCATGGAAGAATAGCTGGTTCAGCCGCTGTATCTGCAGACGCCGCTGTCTGGATCTCTGAGGATGCTCTGCTTGTCTCCGGCGCCGCATTTACCGTCTACTCCTTGAAGGGGGATAGCCTTAGGCCTGTGAGGCACACTGTAGCTAGGGCTCCTCGGTGCGACTGCGCAGAGGGCGTTGCACATATGGCATACAGCCGCGCGGACAAAGCGCTGGCAGTGGTTTACAGAATTGAGAGATTCGGAAGACTCTGCGTATACAGCTTAGACGGAACAGTCGCAAGCTGA
- a CDS encoding AAA family ATPase — protein MLFREGPVERPDELFDREAELEELRRALGERRVVALLGVRRVGKTSLARAATWDLPRVYVDVREFEWRTYVTWDDFYGVLRSALPRSRRLLEALSKISGVSVAGLEISFAVGRGRPPPAELLKALDRWAESEGARIVFVIDEAQELHKLKGGSFAPLLAWAYDNLSNVVFLLTGSKVGLIHRLLRPEDPQSPMYGRYIYTIHVGPLPRDRAREFLARGLEEAGVRYAEEALEVAVDKLGGVIGWLAYLGLEAVKAGGLTETLVAEALEKAARLAWGEFCRFVQLRQSRRYIYIMQAAAEGAAWSEIKRYLEIREGPLYDAELSRLLKTLVEEGWLEKNDVYRPADPLLRHAAKTAASCR, from the coding sequence ATGTTGTTTAGGGAGGGGCCTGTGGAGCGGCCCGACGAGCTTTTTGATAGAGAGGCCGAATTGGAAGAGCTGAGGAGGGCGCTGGGGGAGAGGAGGGTGGTGGCGCTTCTGGGGGTGAGGCGGGTGGGGAAGACGTCTCTGGCGAGGGCGGCGACGTGGGATCTGCCTAGGGTCTACGTAGACGTGAGGGAGTTCGAGTGGCGCACCTATGTCACCTGGGACGACTTCTACGGCGTTTTGAGGTCCGCCCTTCCGAGGTCTAGGAGGCTTTTGGAGGCGCTGTCTAAAATCTCCGGCGTCTCTGTGGCGGGTCTGGAGATTAGCTTTGCCGTTGGCAGGGGCAGGCCTCCGCCTGCCGAGTTGCTGAAGGCCTTGGATAGGTGGGCCGAGTCGGAGGGGGCCCGCATCGTCTTTGTCATAGACGAGGCGCAGGAGCTCCATAAGCTGAAGGGCGGCTCCTTCGCGCCTCTCCTCGCCTGGGCATACGACAACTTGTCCAACGTCGTCTTCCTCCTCACGGGCTCCAAGGTTGGGCTTATACACCGCCTCCTGAGGCCGGAAGACCCCCAGTCGCCGATGTACGGCCGCTACATATATACAATACACGTGGGGCCGCTCCCCAGAGATAGAGCTAGGGAGTTTCTCGCAAGGGGTTTAGAGGAGGCTGGCGTGAGATACGCCGAGGAGGCGCTGGAGGTTGCCGTCGATAAGCTAGGCGGCGTCATCGGCTGGCTGGCCTATCTAGGCCTCGAGGCGGTCAAGGCGGGGGGGCTTACAGAGACCCTCGTCGCCGAGGCGCTGGAGAAGGCGGCGCGTCTCGCCTGGGGCGAGTTCTGCAGATTTGTGCAGCTGAGGCAGAGCCGGAGGTACATCTACATAATGCAGGCGGCGGCCGAAGGAGCCGCGTGGTCTGAGATAAAGAGGTATCTAGAGATCAGAGAAGGCCCCCTCTACGACGCAGAGCTCTCCAGACTCCTAAAAACGCTGGTGGAGGAGGGCTGGCTGGAGAAAAACGACGTGTACAGGCCGGCAGATCCACTGCTTAGACACGCGGCGAAGACCGCCGCCTCTTGCCGGTAA
- a CDS encoding MarR family transcriptional regulator produces MEFKPIYYAALESLSRGGKTAGELAEELDLEPHDAEAVLAALAEAGLVEKTQRGLLAKKTVYSLTPQGWRTLAQWREKAREDVEKAAELRRAGREEEAEQILQLYEPAIPLMLAAGILNTALLTALALEELEAADGWDQDVAF; encoded by the coding sequence GTGGAGTTCAAGCCCATATACTACGCCGCTCTCGAGTCGCTGTCTCGGGGCGGCAAAACCGCGGGGGAGCTGGCCGAGGAGCTCGACCTCGAGCCCCACGACGCCGAGGCGGTGCTGGCCGCCCTCGCCGAGGCCGGCCTCGTGGAGAAGACCCAGAGGGGGCTCCTCGCCAAAAAGACGGTCTACAGCCTAACCCCCCAGGGGTGGAGGACTCTAGCCCAGTGGAGGGAGAAGGCCAGGGAGGACGTGGAAAAAGCCGCCGAGCTGAGAAGAGCGGGCAGGGAGGAGGAGGCGGAGCAGATCCTCCAGCTCTACGAACCCGCCATACCCCTCATGCTCGCCGCCGGCATCCTAAACACAGCCCTGCTCACGGCCCTCGCGCTGGAGGAGCTCGAGGCGGCGGACGGCTGGGATCAAGACGTGGCTTTCTAG
- a CDS encoding RNA-guided endonuclease InsQ/TnpB family protein has translation MKKAEKKRGRGGRRAGGEPKRGMAPAGGHPAQMPSTRTARLRLLPTTPQERKLHKLADAAAKAWNEVNYLRRQQFFAKQGVDLRGTYREVYRKYRDVLKVNVGQVLNKNNEAWLSFFALLAKLNAGELHMKKVSPPGYWKDRLLGKRVKRLIVRSDRYYVEPINDGEGYIVLKDFGMRVRYAGVIKWSGKQGRLEIVYERGRWFAYLTVEVGKPAKPRQYVRGTYDRIQIRQPRGNKRAFIDVGISNLFAVVIEGSDKAILIKGTPLKAEYFWWKRQKALYQSVRDVRRNLGLPWAEWHRRYLRALWKMRERLRHYRNTAVRGLAEMLWESGVSEVYVGYPEDIAHDQQSEYVVSVWGYRRLVQRLAEVLAEYGIKLYVVDEHSTSRACSICGEIHENGRVYRGLYVCRKFGVALNADVNAARNIAANLGFETPAPRRIETYYPTSNGLTPKRGNGRDPHSAAPAL, from the coding sequence GTGAAGAAAGCGGAGAAAAAGAGGGGGAGGGGCGGACGCCGCGCGGGGGGTGAACCCAAGCGTGGGATGGCCCCGGCGGGGGGACACCCCGCCCAGATGCCCTCCACGCGGACGGCCCGCCTGCGCCTCCTCCCCACGACTCCACAGGAGAGGAAGCTACACAAGCTGGCAGACGCCGCGGCCAAAGCGTGGAACGAGGTGAACTACTTAAGGAGACAACAGTTCTTCGCAAAGCAGGGCGTAGACCTAAGGGGCACGTACAGAGAGGTATACAGGAAGTACAGAGACGTCCTGAAGGTCAACGTGGGGCAGGTGCTCAACAAGAACAACGAGGCGTGGCTCAGCTTCTTCGCCCTCCTGGCCAAGCTGAACGCCGGCGAGCTCCACATGAAGAAGGTCTCGCCGCCGGGGTACTGGAAGGACAGACTCCTCGGCAAAAGGGTGAAACGCCTTATCGTCAGAAGCGACCGATACTACGTGGAGCCCATCAACGACGGCGAGGGCTACATCGTCCTTAAGGACTTCGGCATGCGCGTAAGATACGCCGGGGTGATAAAGTGGAGCGGGAAGCAGGGCAGACTGGAGATCGTATACGAGCGGGGGAGGTGGTTCGCCTACCTCACCGTGGAGGTTGGAAAGCCGGCCAAGCCTAGGCAGTACGTGAGGGGGACATACGACAGAATACAGATAAGGCAGCCCAGAGGCAACAAAAGAGCGTTCATAGACGTCGGCATAAGCAACCTCTTCGCCGTGGTAATTGAAGGTAGCGATAAGGCAATCCTAATCAAGGGGACTCCGCTGAAGGCTGAGTACTTCTGGTGGAAGAGGCAGAAGGCCCTCTACCAGAGCGTGCGGGATGTGAGGAGGAACTTGGGACTGCCGTGGGCGGAGTGGCATAGGAGATATCTGAGGGCTCTCTGGAAGATGAGGGAGAGGCTGAGGCATTATCGAAATACAGCGGTCAGAGGACTCGCCGAGATGCTGTGGGAATCGGGAGTGTCGGAGGTCTACGTCGGCTATCCAGAGGACATAGCTCACGATCAGCAGAGCGAGTACGTGGTCAGCGTATGGGGGTACAGAAGGCTTGTGCAGAGGCTGGCGGAGGTGCTGGCGGAGTACGGGATAAAGCTGTACGTTGTAGACGAACACAGCACGTCTAGGGCGTGCTCCATCTGCGGCGAAATCCATGAAAACGGTAGAGTGTATAGAGGGCTGTACGTCTGCAGGAAGTTCGGCGTTGCGCTGAACGCCGATGTAAACGCCGCGAGAAACATCGCCGCAAACCTGGGCTTCGAAACGCCGGCGCCGAGGAGGATAGAGACGTACTACCCCACGTCAAACGGATTAACCCCGAAGAGGGGCAACGGCCGAGACCCCCACAGTGCGGCCCCCGCCCTCTAG
- a CDS encoding DUF973 family protein has protein sequence MAAGLEGLRLLRSGIQYLIISVVLSLVLWLLGPVFGLIAAVAAFVLAILGFVKIWRGFTALESVVGSTTLGKVGVILIVTVILAIVGVVLLGIQLYKIGAHFNEGTLKAGGIVTAIPLISFIGLILAYVGLGNLLSSQTAKA, from the coding sequence ATGGCTGCGGGCTTGGAGGGCTTAAGACTGCTGAGGAGCGGGATTCAGTATCTCATCATCTCGGTTGTTTTATCGCTTGTGTTGTGGCTTCTGGGCCCGGTGTTTGGACTCATCGCCGCGGTGGCCGCGTTCGTCCTCGCGATCCTCGGGTTTGTGAAGATCTGGCGGGGCTTCACGGCGCTGGAGTCCGTGGTCGGTAGCACCACCTTGGGCAAGGTGGGCGTGATCTTGATAGTGACGGTGATTCTGGCGATCGTTGGCGTGGTGCTCCTGGGCATACAGCTCTATAAGATAGGCGCCCACTTCAACGAGGGGACTCTGAAGGCTGGGGGGATCGTAACCGCCATACCCCTCATCTCTTTCATAGGACTAATACTTGCATACGTCGGCCTCGGCAATCTGCTAAGCAGCCAGACCGCAAAAGCTTAA
- a CDS encoding type II toxin-antitoxin system VapC family toxin — protein MRLGKKLVLDTSVLVEYIVARSPYRGLVESIFQRAARGELELYVNAVTLAETLYVASRISDTAGVEDPNGEARNFATWVTRRADVVDVDIHTSIFAGELKKRLKIALPDCLVIATARRIGGTALFKKIEKEMRDAVDEIRRLGAAFLEELR, from the coding sequence ATGCGCTTGGGAAAGAAGCTGGTACTTGACACTAGCGTACTAGTTGAGTACATCGTTGCCAGGTCCCCCTACAGGGGCCTCGTCGAAAGCATCTTCCAGAGGGCCGCAAGGGGGGAGCTAGAGCTCTACGTAAACGCCGTCACCTTAGCCGAGACGCTGTATGTCGCGTCAAGGATCTCCGACACGGCCGGCGTAGAGGACCCCAACGGAGAGGCTAGAAACTTCGCGACGTGGGTCACGAGGAGGGCCGACGTTGTAGATGTGGACATACACACGTCGATCTTCGCCGGAGAGCTCAAGAAGAGGCTAAAGATAGCGCTCCCGGACTGCCTCGTGATAGCCACCGCCAGGAGAATCGGGGGCACTGCCCTCTTCAAGAAAATCGAAAAGGAGATGCGGGACGCCGTAGACGAGATCCGTAGGTTGGGAGCGGCCTTCCTCGAAGAGCTCCGCTAG
- a CDS encoding AbrB/MazE/SpoVT family DNA-binding domain-containing protein, whose product MRFNFVVARRGASRAVLRVYKKGVVVLPKALREEAGIKEGEEVVAEVVGGAIVIRPLKPRVVDVSPEEVEEAVEEEKGEWDRRLDALGKEAGT is encoded by the coding sequence ATGAGGTTTAACTTTGTCGTGGCGAGACGCGGGGCGTCTAGGGCCGTGCTCAGGGTCTATAAGAAGGGGGTTGTGGTCCTGCCCAAGGCTCTGAGAGAGGAGGCGGGGATTAAAGAGGGCGAGGAGGTCGTGGCGGAGGTCGTCGGGGGGGCTATCGTGATAAGGCCGCTTAAGCCCAGGGTGGTGGATGTAAGCCCCGAAGAGGTGGAAGAAGCAGTTGAGGAGGAGAAGGGGGAGTGGGACAGAAGGCTAGATGCGCTTGGGAAAGAAGCTGGTACTTGA
- a CDS encoding CRISPR-associated protein: MRVLLVSVWGHPPGWRKARFVAEGVGGRAFRGRAHAGVGCLPAQVLATYLAKSGLEVATLVVGFDSAVDPGGGDLRRRAVEQYLMWAEEVELQAEVVAAAGVGVHHGWRFEGTPEAVFSDVFKAVWERSEGVFQIYLDLTHAPPHLAAPVYYAAAAAAAGRGAEDKLVVVSAEAAEVEGEPCLQEAPRPPVEGTPVLRLLDSSELQSVVQRVREAASLRWLSAPGRARCSRLGRLVWLLSNGLGPLVYPGAVFEGWEPSFGPPEGPPKLEESRPVVEGRAVRYQHMRPDAAVDAALYQVWRELGHLFPGGAPLVDFLTAAAGELERRGAPRAAEALRDAAREAAQLEKTFTAVNGPDSAIWPEVWHAAERLGPPADPREYVGELAEALPQARRELEEERRRVAERGPDPRLVRDFLTRGGLAPLFIRRIDLRGGRIVKVVYDGRTVERLLKHLEQKAPPC, encoded by the coding sequence GTGAGGGTTCTCCTCGTCTCCGTGTGGGGGCACCCGCCGGGGTGGAGGAAGGCGAGGTTTGTGGCTGAGGGGGTGGGGGGGAGGGCATTCCGGGGGAGGGCCCACGCCGGGGTGGGGTGCCTCCCCGCGCAGGTGCTGGCTACCTACCTCGCCAAGTCGGGGCTTGAGGTGGCGACGCTGGTGGTGGGCTTCGACTCCGCCGTGGATCCCGGCGGCGGAGACCTGAGGAGGAGGGCTGTGGAGCAGTACCTCATGTGGGCGGAGGAGGTGGAGCTACAGGCCGAGGTGGTGGCGGCGGCCGGCGTGGGGGTGCACCACGGCTGGCGCTTCGAGGGGACGCCGGAGGCTGTCTTCTCAGATGTCTTCAAGGCCGTCTGGGAGAGGTCGGAGGGGGTTTTCCAGATCTACCTCGACCTAACCCACGCCCCTCCCCACCTCGCCGCGCCTGTCTACTACGCCGCGGCGGCCGCGGCAGCGGGTAGGGGGGCCGAGGACAAGCTGGTGGTGGTGTCCGCCGAGGCGGCCGAGGTGGAGGGGGAGCCCTGTCTCCAGGAGGCGCCGAGGCCGCCGGTGGAGGGCACGCCTGTCCTTAGGCTACTCGACTCGTCTGAGCTACAGTCGGTGGTGCAGAGGGTGAGGGAGGCGGCGTCTCTCCGGTGGCTGTCTGCGCCGGGCCGGGCCAGGTGTAGCCGCCTCGGCCGCCTCGTTTGGCTCCTCTCCAACGGCCTGGGGCCGCTGGTGTATCCAGGCGCCGTCTTCGAGGGGTGGGAGCCTTCCTTCGGACCTCCCGAGGGGCCTCCCAAGCTGGAGGAGTCACGGCCGGTGGTGGAGGGGCGCGCCGTCCGCTACCAACACATGCGTCCCGACGCGGCTGTGGACGCCGCGCTTTATCAAGTGTGGAGGGAGCTGGGCCACCTCTTCCCCGGCGGCGCCCCCCTGGTGGACTTCCTCACGGCGGCGGCTGGGGAGCTGGAGAGGCGGGGCGCCCCGCGGGCCGCGGAGGCGCTGAGAGACGCCGCCCGCGAGGCGGCGCAACTGGAGAAGACCTTCACGGCGGTTAACGGCCCAGACTCCGCCATCTGGCCGGAGGTGTGGCACGCAGCAGAGAGGCTGGGCCCCCCGGCGGACCCCCGAGAGTACGTGGGGGAGCTCGCCGAAGCCCTCCCCCAGGCCAGGCGGGAGCTTGAGGAGGAGAGGCGGCGGGTGGCAGAGAGGGGGCCGGACCCCAGGCTGGTGAGGGACTTTCTAACGCGCGGAGGCCTCGCACCCCTCTTCATAAGGCGGATAGACCTCAGAGGAGGCAGAATAGTCAAGGTGGTGTACGACGGCAGAACGGTGGAGCGCCTCCTCAAACACCTGGAGCAGAAGGCCCCGCCCTGCTAA